The Thamnophis elegans isolate rThaEle1 chromosome Z, rThaEle1.pri, whole genome shotgun sequence DNA window CGCTCGCGGCCGGGGCGGCCAGCAGTGAGTAGGAGGAGGGGAGCTTGGAGGGCCAGAGTGGGGGGCGGACAAGGGCCCCAAAGGAGCAGCCGTGCCAGGGAAGGGGCccctggagggaggggggctggggCGGATCAGCAAGAGAGGAAtttgggggagggaaggcaggaggAGGCTTTGTGGagtggggagaaggagaggaagcccctcccctcctttcctgtccctggGGCTGCAAAGGGAGGCAGCACCTCCTGGTTGCTGGGCtggggggaaggtgggggggcgTCCAAGGAGCAGCCTAAtgtattcctccccccccttctttctttttccttctgcatGACTCAGAGCTATAAGCGGGCAATTGTGAGGTTAGTGCCACATcccctccctctgcctctccTGCCCTGGCAAAGCTTCGCGgccccctccccatctctgtccccctttccactttcttctccctgtgcccctccttccctcccagccTGGCCTGCCCCTCCCTCTGCTGAGTCCTGGATCCTGCTGGGAAGGTCCGCAGGGttgctgggcgggggggggggcgcagccaACTGTCCACAATACCGGAGTGTGGTTGTGTCCTCGGGCTCCTCTCGCAGCCGTGTTCTTGGCAACCGGGagtggggggaggaattggccCCTCCCAACACCCACAACAGTTTGGCCCCTTGATCAATGTCCGGACCGTCCACCTCCTCCCCCCTCTAGAATTTCGTCCATGCTGAAGGAGCGCCCGGAGGAGGCGGCCCCCAAGCCGCTCAAGAAGGCCCTGGACTACTCCTCCTCAGCGAAGAGGCGGACTCcagcgaggaagaggaggaggaggaggaagaggaggaggcaggcgAGGGGGAGCGCTCGGAGCCTGGCGCAAGCACCCCTGGGGCCAGGTGAGGAGCTGGGGGCGCAGGGGGTGCTCGGCCTCTCTTCCGGCGGTCCTCCGGGCCTGACGGTCTCCTCCGGCCCCTGATGCTCCGGGCGGCTTTCTCCGGCTGCAGGGATGGCGACACGGACTCGGTCAGCACCATGGTGGTGCACGACGTGGAGGACTTGACGGGCGGCAGCGGGGGCTCCGAGAGCTCCTACGGCGGAGGGCACCATGCTGGTGCAGCGGGTGAGAAGCCTCCTCGGCCCCCTGCATCCTGCCGGGAAGGTGCCCAGGGCTCACTGGGCAGGAGGGTGGGAGCCAGCCGTGCCCCTCTTCAGTGCGCAACACAGGAGGGGGGTTGTGTCCTCAGGCTCCCCGCTCGGCTCTCACAGCCTTGGGAGGAATCGGGCCCTCCCAAGGACCCCAACGGTTTGGCCCTTTGATCAACTTCCCAATCATGCCTGGTGGGCTGCAGTGTAACCGGGGAGAAGGAGAGTGGGGGCAGCCTCCTCTTTGGCCCGGCCCTGCCTTGAGccacctctctccccctccagaCCCCCGAGGAGGAACGTGGCCTCCTGCACAGTGACAGCAACGGCTACACCAACCTGCCTGACGTGGTCCAGCCCAGCCACTCGCCCACGGAAGCCAAAAGCAGCAACGGCTCCTCCTCGCCCGCCAAGGACGTGGCCACCGACGTGAGTGGGTAGGGAGCCCCAGGGGGCCGGAGGAGGGCCCTGGCACAGAGCCACGGTTATCGCCTCTCCAGGGCTCTGCCCAGCGCCCTCGGCATTGGCCGCTCCCTTGGCACTGGGATCATGCTGGCCACTTCAGGTGAGAGCTGCTCGGCCCTCTGGGAGCATCCCCGGCTgagcccccctctccctcctgccCTCTCCTGCCTGCAGTACCAGTCGCGGGGGCTCGTCAAGGCGCCTGGCAAGAGCTCCTTCACCATGTTTGTGGATCTGGGCATCTATCAAAGCTCCCCTGGGGGAGGAGACACCATCCCCATCACTGGTGAGtagtgggggaggaagagacggGAGCTGCTTGGCCACGATTTCAGAGCCACTCCTGGCGCTGACGGTCGGGAGGCTGGGCTGCCCAGGGACTCTGTCCAGATTTGCAGGTGGGCCGAAATGGAAGGGCCATGGGGGGCCTGGGGCTGTGCCCTCCGGTTGGTAGGTCTCCCTGGTCATTTCCGTTCCATGCCTGTCCTCCTGTGCGGCTGGAGTTCTCTCCTGGCCGAGGACCTCGGGCAGCAGCCTGTGAAGTTTCCGGCCCCTGAGCCTCTTGGCCTCCTCCGTTGGCAGCATTCGACCCTGGGCGGCTGGAGCAGTTGCAGCTGGAGGCCCGGAAGGGCTCTGTGGTCAACGTCAACCCCACCAACACACGGCCCCACAGCGACACGCCGGAGATCCGCAAGTACAAAAAGCGCTTCAACTCGGAGATCCTCTGTGCGGCCCTTTGGGGTGAGAGCCGGTGACggtggagaggggggaggggggctcccgGGGCAGGATGCTCACCGTCTCCTTCCCCTCCGCCCCGGCGGGATCCACAGGGGTCAACTTGCTGGTGGGCACCGAGAACGGCTGATGATGCTGGACCGCAGCGGGCAGGGCAAGGTGTACAGCCTCATCAACCGCCGGCGCTTCCAGCAGATGGACGTCCTGGAGGGCCTCAACCTCCTGACCACCATCTCAGGTCAGGGGCCGGCAGGGGCAAGAGGGGGGATCCCCTCCCAAGAGGCCCCCCCCCGCTCCCTTTGGGTCCTCCGCTTCCCCCTTCCCTGCCTGGCAATGACCCCCCCGCTGCCCCTTCCCTGCCTCTCTAGGAAAGAGGAACAAGCTGCGCGTTATTACCTCTCCTGGCTGCGCAACAAGATTTTGCACAATGACCCCGAAGTGGAGAAGAAGCAGGGCTGGACCACCGTGGGGGACATGGAGGGCTGCATCCACTACCGCGTGGGTGAGCGAGGGCCCGGCTGCGGAAGGACGCTCCCTTGGGGGCTCACAGGGAAGAGCATCAGGGAACTGCCGGGGAAGGGCAGGGAGGGGCCCTCTActccacttgggggggggggggctctgaggGTCCGGCCCTGACGGGGCTCCCTGTCACCCGCAGTGAAGTACGAGCGGATCAAGTTCCTGGTCATTGCACTGAAGAGCTCGGTGGAGGTCTACGCCTGGGCCCCCAAGCCCTACCACAAGTTCATGGCCTTCAAGGTACCGGCCGGTGGGTGGAGGGGCCGGGGAAAGGGggtgcccccctcccccggtgCAGCTCTGGTGAGTGATTTCCCTCAAAATCCCCCCCCCTGCAGTCCTTTGCCGACCTGCCGCATCGGCCGCTGCTGGTGGAGCTGACGGTGGAGGAGGGCCAGCGGCTGAAGGTCATCTACGGCTCCTGTGCCGGCTTCCACGCCATCGACGTGGACTCCGGGAACAACTACGACATCTACATCCCGGTCCACGTGAGTGACTCCGTTCCCCACCGCCCCCTCCTTACCGCCTCGTCCCCCGGGGCCAGGCAGGGATGACGGTGGCTCCTTCTGGGCCCCCAGATCCAGTGCCAGATCACCCCCCACGCCATCGTCTTCCTGCCCAACACGGAGGGGATGGAGATGCTGCTGTGCTACGAGGACGAGGGCGTCTACGTCACCTTCGGACGCATCATCAAGGACGTGGTCCTGCAATGGGGGGAGATGCCCACCTCTGTCGGTGAGctcgggggggggtgttggggggCTGCCTGGGTCAGGGGGGGCTGTGGAAAAGCCCAGCACGAACGCTCTGGACACCCTCAGACCGGAGGGCCTGCCAGGCAACCTCCACTCGGGGGTTTTTGTTGAAGGCCTCGCTTTACGGCCATTGGCTCTGCGGTCGTGGTCCTCGGAGCTGAGTCACCTGGAGAGCAGCCCCACGGGGGCAGGGGCACAAGCGGGGTGCTTGGCCCTCGTTCTGCCCCTCCCTGCCCTACCCCTCCCCTTTCTGACCTCTTGCCCCCAGGCAGCAGCCGCTTATCTCCCTCTGCCCCATCATCTCATGGCAGAGTCCTTCCTCCGGGTTTCCCCCAAATGCAGCCCCATAGATTGCCCCACTCCGCTGAATCTCTCCTGGCCACAGGGTGGGACTTTCTGGAAAGACGGATTCCATTTCCTGCTGCCTCTTTGGGGGCTGCTGGCCTAAGGccattgctccccccccccccgaagcagcTCCTTTCCTGCTAATCTGGATGCTTTTGCCTTGGGAGGAAGCCCTCCCCCCCTCGGTCAGGACTGCCCCCTCCCTGCCAAAGGCTcttccctccaccccaccccactcttcCTTCCCTGGGGGAGGCCGGGGCCTGGGGACAGCTGCCGgagccccacccaccccggaTCCTTTCCCCCCCAGCGTACATCTGCTCCAACCAGATCATGGGCTGGGGCGAGAAGGCCATTGAGATCCGCTCGGTGGAGACCGGCCACCTGGACGGCGTCTTCATGCACAAGAGGGCCCAGCGGCTGAAGTTCCTCTGCGAGCGGAACGACAAGGTGGGCCCCTTGGGAGGCGGAGCCTGGCCGGGACCCCCGAATGAGGGTGGGGAAGGGGCCCGGCTCCTCCCCCCGGCCCCCCTCCCAGCAGCTGTTTCCCTCGGCAGGTGTTCTTTGCCTCCGTGCGCTCGGGGGGTAGCAGCCAAGTCTACTTCATGACCCTCAACCGCAACTGCATCATGAACTGGTGAAGCCGCCCGTCCAGCTCCGGCCGGAgggacccccctcccccccccggctccaGAGGCCAAGAGGAGAGTCTCcttcaggggagggggaggcttctGGGAGCCTCCGGGGCAAAGCAGAGCCTCTCAGAAGGGGCTACAGAGACCCCCACCCAACCCACAATGCCTCTTTCAACCACCAGGCCGGTTTCCTCCtctgcccccccttcccctcctcccccaaggGCCCCCACACATTCCGTTGCAGCCGCGTGTGGGGAAGGCCGGcgggtgggggagggctctcaGTCGGAGCCCCTCCCCTCTGACCccaggacttccccccccccacacacacagaactGGAGGAAGAACTGCCCTCATCCCAACTGCAGGGAGGGGGGTGAATGATGAaacaagaccccccccccttacactctcacacacacaaacacacatacactcaaACTTCTGGCaattttctccccccccacccccgttgtGATCTGGGCATCCTggtcccccaccccctccccccttttcgcTCTGGAGCCCTTGAGAGGGGAGACTGGCTGCTCTGGGGAggtcccccctctcccccccccccgccagccccCAGGTTTGGGCTCCACCTGGATGTATATCTGGAATTTTCTCTCCCAAAGACCAAGAGGGGAGCTGTGTATATTTGctttaattattcttttgtaaTGGCGACTTAAGTATTAACTAATGAAGCACTTTAATGGCCCAGCTCCTCAGGTTGGGCAGGGGGCACCTCAGAGGCCTgggccccctttccctccccctcccccctagagCCCTCTGCtgtctcctggagtggggagggggcgtCTTCCCCTTCCCCAGGCAGAGGCCCTGTCTGCTTggtcccccctcccaccccccctccATCCTGGCTAGGCTTGGGGGGCTTCCACGGGGCTTCCCTGNNNNNNNNNNNNNNNNNNNNNNNNNNNNNNNNNNNNNNNNNNNNNNNNNNNNNNNNNNNNNNNNNNNNNNNNNNNNNNNNNNNNNNNNNNNNNNNNNNNNTGTCGCGCTCGGGCAAAGATGGCGGCGGCGCGATGGCAATGACTGGGCCGGCGGCGGGTCCGAGCCTCGGGCTGGCGGCCGGGTTGCCCGGACTGGACCCACCAGGCGGAGAGCACCGGGGTGAGGGCGGGCGCCGGCGGGGGCGGGAGggaggcgggcgggggggggtccTGGCCGGGCCCCCGGGGCTGACGCTCCTTCTCTTCCGCCGCAGACCACCATCATGGCCGTGGAGTTCGAGGGCGGCGTGGTCATCGGGGGCAGACTCCACGCACCACCACAGGGTCAGTGGCCGGCGGGCGGAGGGACGGGGCTGGGGGGGTCCCGAGAGGAGGCAGGGGACGGGCGGAGGAGGGAGGCGGGCGGGGGTCCGGAGGGAATGACGGCTGTGCCGCCGCAGGTCCTACATCGCCAACCGAGTCACGGACAAGCTGACCCAGATCCACGACCGCATCTTCTGCTGCCGCTCCGGCTCCGCCGCCGACACCCAGGCCATCGCTGACGCTGTCGCCTACCAGCTCGGCTTCCACAggtctgtgtgtgtttggggggggttTGCAGGCTCTGCGATGGGGAGGGGCGGCAGGACCACCCTGGCAGGTGCCACTGATCTGCCCGTGGAAGCCCCTCTGGTCTGCCtgggttggtggtggtgggggggggccttggaaagggggggggcttgtgGGGGCTGCCTGCAACCCTCCCTCTCCTCAGCCCTGCAGCATCGAGCTGGACCAGCAGCCCTGGTGCACACGGCAGCCAGCCTGTTCAAGGAGATGTGTTACCGTTACCGGGAGGACCTGACGGCTGGGATCCTGGTGGCCGGCTGGGACAGGCTCAAGGGGGGGCAGGTGAGGGGCAGCCACGTGCTTCCCAGgttctgggtgggggggggggtgagcctTGTGGGAGCCCGGCCCTTGACGCTGCATGCTGCATGCCTACCCGGAGGATGTCCTGCCTGGGTGGATGGACGTCCATTTGGACCCAGGGTTGGCCTCGGGGATTTTTGTAGCAATGCCAACCGGCCACCCCCGAGCCCTCCTGCTTCTGGCTGCTCTGCTGAAGGTTTCTCTCGCCTCCCTTCCAGGTGTATTCGGTCCCCATGGGGGGCATGATGGTCCGCCAGCCCTTCTCCATTGGGGGCTCCGGCAGCTCCTACATCTACGGCTTCGTGGACGTTTCTTACAAGCCCGGGATGAGTAAGGAGGAGTGCCTGACTTTCACAGCCAATGGTGAGGAGACCGCAGGGCCCGAGGAGCCCCcgattatagcagttagacttatctaccgcttcatagggctttcagccctctaagcggtttacagagtcagtgtattgcccattgcccccaacaacaatccgggtcctcattttacccaccttggaaggatggaaggctgagtcaaccctgaaccggtgggatttgaacagccgaactgcagtcagctgaagtagcctgcagtgctgcactctaaccactgcgccacctaggctctaATTATGTCTCCGGAAGGGGCTGACtctgcttctcctgccttctctccTTGCAGCCCTCGCCCTGGCCATGGATCGCGACGGCTCGAGTGGGGGCGTCATCCGCCTGGCTGCCATCACCAAGGACGGTGTGGAGCGCAAGGTCATTCTCGGCAACGAACTGCCCCGGTTTTCCTCCAtctgaggtgggggtgggtgggaaggcgGTGTGGCCCCCAGTGACGCCTGGAACAGCCTGCAActcttggggagggggctgggggtCGACTTTATGTGCGTTTGGTGGGTATTAAAGGCAGAAATCCTCACTGAGTGTGGCTGCTTTCTTTTGGTCCTTGCGGGGAACGACATGGAGGGGGGGGCACTTTTGTTTACTGCCTGCCAAGAGCAGCCTCTTCTTCTGCCCCTCCCTCTGATGAGGTCGGAAGCTTTGCAGCGGACAGAAGACCAAGGAAACAGCATGAAGCCACCAGCAGCCTTTGGAGGTTTAAAGGGGCCAAACCAGCCGTTCCCCTTGGGATCCTTTGCTAAATCAGAAAATTGGGTTAATGGGGGGAGGGTCGAGTGAACACTtcttacccccctcccccccacaaacaGCAGAGGGTGGGGGCCCTTTCTGCCAGTGTGCCCTCCCCAGGCGGGCTCTGCCTACTCCTAGTAGTGGTGCCCTGATTGCTGCCCAGCTGTGATAGGTTGAGATAAGAGGGGGGGCTCCACCCTGTTCTGGCAGAGGCTAGTAGGAGAGGCCCAACGGAAGCAGCCTTTTTCGGGGAGGTGCTGTGTGTTTTctgccggaggggggggggagggttggctGTGTGCCAGGCAGCCTTTTCCTTGGCAGCTCCAAATAGctgtccccaccccaccccctccttcATACAGGCAGCCTCCTGAGCTTGGTTGGGGGGcctgcccctcccccaccccttccctgctcaGTGGGCAGAAGCgattcccccccccttgaggagaaagaaagaaagaaagaggcgggggggggggtcgtttATTCCTGGGAAGCCTCCCCCGTGCGGCCCTGCCTGCTGCCTCTCGGGAGGATCAGCTGGTGGAGTCCCTCTCGGAGTCGAGCTGGTGGCGGAAGGAGACTCGCGCTTTGCCGCTGAAGTACGCCCGGCCGCTCTGCGGGTCGCCCTCGCTGCTGGTGGACGGGGTGGACCGTGCTCGGCCTGCCGCGACGTCGGGGCCCTCTGGAGAGgctgctggggggtgggggagagaagtgAAGGCTTGTCCGCCCCCTCTGCCTGCCTGGCCGGCTGGAGAAGGAGCACCGCCCTGCCACCTTACCTTCCGCGGGCTCTCCCTGCTCCGCCTTGCCGGCCCGCCGCCACCGTCCGCGTCTGGCGCGTGGAAAGCAGCCGGCGAGCCTGGAGCCCATCCTGGAGGGACGGAGAGAGGCGCCAGCGGGGCAGAAAAGGTCCGGAGCCGCTGCCGTCCCGAGCCGCCTCTTTCCTAGCCCTCCTCCCCGTCTGGGGCCAGCAGGGGAGCGCCAGTCCTTGCAATTACAGGGCGGGGGCGGCGGGGGGGCTGTCCCAGAGCAGCCGCGGCGCCACGGAGGGGCTGGGCCCCGGAGGAGACGGGCCGCCCGCCCGCAGCCGCCGAAGGGTCTTTAGGTCTCATTCCCCGCCCGCGTGGCACGCTTCGCGCGACCTTTGGGGCGGCTTCTGGCTCGGCTGCAGGCGGCCCGACCTAGCCGGAGACTCCGCAGCCGCCGCTCCTCCATCCCGGCGGtttggaagggggagggaagcccAGCGCCCACCCTCCCCCACCCGCCTGGCACCCTGCCCACGAGGGTGGCGCCCGGCTGAGCAAGGCTGCatcccacccgcccacccaagcaggagcccCCGCTGCCCCGAGGAAGGGGCGGGAAACTCTGGCGCTGGGAAAGTGGCGGGCCGCCCATCTCCCCGTCCCCGCGGATTGGGACGAAGGGGCATCGCTTGGCCGGAACCTCTGGAGGGGGGAAGCGGGGGCTCCGTCAAGAACGGCCGCTGGCGGAGGCAACGCGGGGACTGTCCGCGCACCCGTCCCCGTCAGCTGGCTTCCCGTGACTTCCTCTGTGGCCGGAGCGGCCCGGGCGGAGGCATGCGGGTCACTTGGCCGGGCGAGGGAGGGGCGGCGCTCTGCACATGCCCCGGGGCTCCTGCGTCAGCTGGGCGGCGCTGCGCTCGCTCCCAAAACGGGGCCGGCCCTCCTCCTTCCCGGGACAGGAGCCCAGCCCTTTCCTCTcctgctctcccttccctctttg harbors:
- the LOC116521095 gene encoding LOW QUALITY PROTEIN: proteasome subunit beta type-6-like (The sequence of the model RefSeq protein was modified relative to this genomic sequence to represent the inferred CDS: inserted 1 base in 1 codon; deleted 2 bases in 1 codon); protein product: MAVEFEGGVVIGGTPRTTTGSYIANRVTDKLTQIHDRIFCCRSGSAADTQAIADAVAYQLGFHSIELDQQPXVHTAASLFKEMCYRYREDLTAGILVAGWDRLKGGQVYSVPMGGMMVRQPFSIGGSGSSYIYGFVDVSYKPGMSKEECLTFTANALALAMDRDGSSGGVIRLAAITKDGVERKVILGNELPRFSSI